In a single window of the Gemmatimonadota bacterium genome:
- a CDS encoding mechanosensitive ion channel family protein, whose amino-acid sequence MNRLVPTVLFDLMASVESMLSLFGIKLEEFRAAGVKVLLLWVAAFVAWRVVLVVADRIVLAADDGDDTRLSSHEKRAQTIAELLRGVGKIVIVLFTIVLTLNQFVDITPLLGGAGILALAVSFGSQSLVKDVISGFFILVENQFAVGDVIEIAGKTGSVEKMTLRVVMLRDLEGVLHIVPNGQILTVSNKTRGWSRAVVDIGVAYDADVDAVLAILRDEAKQFGEADAWVPKLDGMPEVVGVQSLGDNAVTIRVLLRTQPGNQWEAGREFRRLAKIRLDREGVEIPFPQRTVHVRHHGAAPDDPATRAAITDAAAGGA is encoded by the coding sequence ATGAATCGGCTCGTCCCCACTGTCCTCTTCGACCTGATGGCCTCGGTCGAGAGCATGCTGTCGCTCTTCGGCATCAAGCTGGAGGAGTTCCGCGCCGCTGGCGTGAAAGTACTGCTCCTCTGGGTGGCGGCCTTCGTCGCGTGGCGCGTCGTGCTCGTCGTCGCCGACCGCATCGTCCTCGCGGCCGACGATGGCGACGACACCCGCCTGTCGTCACACGAGAAGCGCGCGCAGACGATCGCCGAACTGTTGCGAGGCGTGGGCAAGATCGTGATCGTCCTCTTCACGATCGTGCTGACGCTGAACCAGTTTGTCGACATCACGCCGCTGTTGGGCGGCGCCGGCATCCTCGCCCTCGCCGTCTCCTTCGGGTCGCAGTCGTTGGTGAAGGACGTGATCAGCGGCTTCTTCATCCTCGTCGAGAATCAGTTCGCCGTCGGCGACGTGATCGAAATCGCCGGGAAGACCGGCAGCGTCGAGAAGATGACCTTGCGCGTCGTGATGCTGCGCGACCTCGAGGGCGTCCTGCACATCGTGCCGAATGGCCAGATCCTGACGGTCAGCAACAAGACCCGCGGTTGGTCGCGCGCCGTGGTCGACATCGGTGTCGCCTATGACGCGGATGTCGATGCGGTGCTCGCGATCCTTCGTGATGAGGCGAAGCAGTTCGGCGAGGCCGATGCCTGGGTGCCGAAGCTCGACGGGATGCCCGAGGTGGTGGGCGTGCAGTCGCTGGGCGACAACGCCGTGACGATTCGCGTCCTGCTGCGCACCCAGCCCGGCAACCAGTGGGAGGCGGGGCGGGAATTCCGCCGCCTCGCGAAGATCCGGCTCGACCGCGAGGGGGTGGAGATCCCGTTCCCGCAGCGGACCGTCCATGTTCGCCATCATGGCGCGGCGCCGGATGATCCGGCGACCCGCGCCGCGATCACCGATGCCGCCGCGGGGGGCGCGTGA
- a CDS encoding cysteine--tRNA ligase: protein MTLRLYNTMTRSVEDFVPLKAPHVSLYTCGPTVYNYAHIGNFRTFLFEDVLRRWLEASGYDVFHVMNLTDVDDKTIRGAAAAGASLADHVVRFIDAFREDSGYLRLLPAHVYPRATEYVAPMIALVESLLAKGVAYKGDDGSVYFAIGRYPAYGKLSRLDTRELQAGAGGRTLADEYAKEDARDFVLWKAARDEDEAVGAAWDAPFGRGRPGWHLECSAMALDLIGKQLGTDVLDIHAGGIDLVFPHHEDEIAQSCAHTGKADFARVWMHGEFLTMAGTKMSKRFGNILTARDLREEKVDAGTVRLLLATTQYRAPLDFTDQALDSAREGSRRLGALAARIAQISETDGSPAFEAVGTTLAADFATAMNDDLNTPRALAALFEAAREGNRLLDAGEQPGPAFRAAWAKATDVLQVLPTPAAGFQLPATGATSAEDLDEAAPAEPAAQQAWALGWAGRRLVAKQTRNFAEADRIRGLLAEAGWDVRDNRDGTAEVQRR, encoded by the coding sequence GTGACACTCCGGCTCTACAACACGATGACGCGGTCCGTCGAGGACTTCGTTCCCCTCAAGGCCCCCCACGTCTCGCTCTACACCTGCGGGCCGACGGTCTACAACTACGCGCACATCGGCAACTTCCGCACCTTCCTCTTCGAAGATGTGCTGCGCCGGTGGCTCGAGGCCAGCGGCTACGATGTCTTCCACGTGATGAACCTCACCGACGTCGACGACAAGACGATCCGCGGCGCGGCCGCGGCGGGCGCGTCGCTGGCCGACCATGTGGTCCGCTTCATCGACGCCTTCCGCGAGGACAGCGGCTACCTGCGCCTCCTGCCGGCGCACGTCTATCCGCGCGCCACCGAATACGTCGCGCCGATGATCGCGTTGGTGGAGTCGCTGCTTGCCAAGGGCGTCGCCTACAAGGGTGACGACGGCTCGGTGTATTTCGCGATCGGCCGCTATCCCGCCTACGGCAAGCTCTCGCGGCTCGACACGCGCGAACTGCAGGCCGGCGCCGGTGGTCGCACGCTCGCCGACGAATACGCCAAGGAGGACGCGCGCGACTTCGTCCTCTGGAAGGCGGCGCGCGACGAAGATGAAGCGGTCGGCGCCGCGTGGGATGCGCCGTTCGGACGCGGTCGTCCGGGCTGGCACCTCGAGTGCTCCGCCATGGCGCTCGACCTGATCGGGAAGCAGCTCGGCACCGATGTGCTCGACATCCACGCAGGCGGCATCGACCTCGTCTTCCCGCACCACGAGGATGAGATCGCGCAGAGCTGCGCCCACACGGGGAAGGCGGACTTTGCGCGTGTCTGGATGCATGGCGAGTTCCTGACGATGGCCGGCACCAAGATGTCGAAGCGCTTCGGCAACATCCTCACGGCCCGCGACCTGCGCGAGGAGAAGGTCGACGCCGGGACCGTGCGCCTGCTGCTGGCCACGACCCAGTACCGCGCGCCGCTCGACTTCACCGACCAGGCGCTGGATTCGGCGCGCGAGGGGTCGCGACGCCTCGGCGCACTCGCTGCGCGCATCGCCCAGATTTCGGAGACGGACGGCAGCCCGGCATTCGAGGCGGTCGGCACCACCCTCGCCGCCGACTTCGCGACGGCCATGAACGACGATCTCAACACCCCGCGGGCGCTGGCTGCGCTGTTCGAGGCTGCTCGGGAAGGGAATCGCCTCCTCGACGCCGGCGAGCAGCCCGGGCCGGCCTTCCGTGCGGCGTGGGCCAAGGCGACGGACGTGCTGCAGGTGCTTCCGACGCCGGCGGCGGGCTTCCAGCTCCCGGCGACGGGAGCGACCAGTGCGGAGGACCTCGACGAGGCGGCGCCGGCGGAACCGGCCGCTCAACAGGCATGGGCTTTGGGCTGGGCAGGGCGTCGACTGGTGGCCAAGCAAACCCGAAACTTTGCCGAAGCCGATCGGATTCGCGGGCTCCTGGCGGAGGCGGGGTGGGATGTCCGCGACAACCGGGACGGGACCGCCGAGGTACAGCGCCGATAA